A region of Pseudomonas saponiphila DNA encodes the following proteins:
- the ctaD gene encoding cytochrome c oxidase subunit I — protein MSAVIDDHGHAGHDDHAHGPAKGLMRWVLTTNHKDIGTLYLWFSFCMFLLGGSFAMVIRAELFQPGLQIVEPAFFNQMTTMHGLVMVFGAVMPAFVGLANWMIPLMIGAPDMALPRMNNFSFWLLPAAFLLLVSTLFMPGGGPNFGWTFYAPLSTTYAPESVTFFIFAIHLMGISSIMGAINVIATILNLRAPGMTLMKMPLFVWTWLITAFLLIAVMPVLAGCVTMMLMDIHFGTSFFSAAGGGDPVLFQHVFWFFGHPEVYIMILPAFGAVSSIIPTFSRKPLFGYTSMVYATGAIAFLSFIVWAHHMFVVGIPLVGELFFMYATLLIAVPTGVKVFNWVSTMWQGSLTFETPMLFAVAFVILFTIGGFSGLMLAIAPADFQYQDTYFVVAHFHYVLVPGAIFGIFASAYYWLPKWTGHMYDETLGKLHFWLSFVGMNMAFFPMHFVGLAGMPRRIPDYNLQFADFNMVSSIGAFTFGATQIFFLFIVIKCIRGGKPAPAKPWEGAEGLEWSIPSPAPYHTFVTPPEVK, from the coding sequence ATGAGTGCTGTGATCGATGACCACGGCCACGCCGGCCATGATGACCACGCCCATGGTCCCGCCAAGGGCCTGATGCGCTGGGTGCTGACCACCAACCACAAGGACATCGGCACCCTGTACCTGTGGTTCAGCTTCTGCATGTTTCTCCTTGGCGGTTCGTTCGCCATGGTGATCCGTGCCGAGCTGTTCCAGCCCGGGCTGCAGATCGTCGAGCCGGCGTTCTTCAACCAGATGACCACCATGCACGGCCTGGTGATGGTCTTCGGCGCGGTGATGCCGGCCTTCGTCGGCCTGGCCAACTGGATGATCCCGCTGATGATCGGCGCGCCGGACATGGCCCTGCCGCGGATGAACAACTTCAGCTTCTGGCTGCTGCCGGCGGCCTTCCTGCTGCTGGTGTCGACCCTGTTCATGCCCGGCGGCGGGCCGAACTTCGGTTGGACCTTCTACGCCCCGCTGTCCACCACCTACGCCCCGGAAAGCGTGACCTTCTTCATCTTTGCCATTCACCTGATGGGCATCAGCTCGATCATGGGCGCGATCAACGTGATCGCCACCATCCTCAACCTGCGTGCCCCGGGCATGACCCTGATGAAGATGCCGCTGTTCGTCTGGACCTGGCTGATCACCGCGTTCCTGCTGATTGCGGTGATGCCGGTACTGGCCGGCTGCGTGACCATGATGCTGATGGACATCCACTTCGGCACCAGCTTCTTCAGTGCCGCCGGCGGCGGTGACCCGGTCTTGTTCCAGCACGTGTTCTGGTTCTTCGGCCACCCCGAGGTGTACATCATGATCCTGCCGGCCTTCGGCGCCGTCAGCTCGATCATCCCGACCTTCAGCCGCAAGCCTCTGTTCGGCTACACCTCGATGGTCTACGCCACCGGGGCGATCGCCTTCCTGTCGTTCATCGTCTGGGCGCACCACATGTTCGTGGTCGGCATCCCGCTGGTGGGCGAGCTGTTCTTCATGTACGCCACCCTGCTGATCGCCGTGCCCACCGGGGTCAAGGTGTTCAACTGGGTGAGCACCATGTGGCAGGGCTCGCTGACCTTCGAGACGCCGATGCTGTTCGCCGTGGCCTTCGTCATCCTGTTCACCATCGGCGGCTTCTCCGGGCTGATGTTGGCCATCGCCCCGGCGGACTTCCAGTACCAGGACACCTACTTCGTGGTGGCCCACTTCCACTACGTGCTGGTGCCGGGAGCGATCTTCGGGATCTTCGCCTCAGCCTATTACTGGCTGCCCAAGTGGACCGGGCACATGTACGACGAAACCCTGGGCAAGCTGCATTTCTGGCTGTCCTTCGTCGGCATGAACATGGCGTTCTTCCCCATGCACTTCGTCGGGCTGGCCGGCATGCCGCGGCGGATTCCGGACTACAACCTGCAGTTCGCCGACTTCAACATGGTGTCCTCCATTGGCGCCTTCACCTTCGGCGCCACGCAGATCTTCTTCCTGTTCATCGTCATCAAGTGCATTCGCGGTGGCAAACCGGCCCCGGCCAAGCCGTGGGAAGGTGCCGAGGGCCTGGAGTGGAGCATCCCTTCGCCGGCGCCGTACCACACCTTTGTCACCCCACCGGAAGTGAAATGA
- a CDS encoding cytochrome c oxidase assembly protein, which translates to MSEVSLKKLVTRLLLVVAAMFVFGFALVPIYDVMCKALGINGKTGGQYADQSQQVDESRQVRVQFLSTNAIDMVWDFYPKADDIVVHPGAVNEMIFIARNPSDHPMSAQAIPSISPSSAAMYFHKTECFCFTQQVLQPGEKIEMPVRFIVDRDMPKDVKHLTLAYTLFDITARHPPVAATAKTGG; encoded by the coding sequence ATGTCCGAAGTCTCGCTGAAGAAACTGGTGACCCGCCTGTTGCTGGTGGTGGCGGCGATGTTCGTCTTCGGTTTTGCCCTGGTGCCGATCTACGACGTGATGTGCAAGGCCCTGGGCATCAATGGCAAGACCGGAGGGCAGTACGCGGACCAGAGCCAGCAGGTGGATGAGTCGCGCCAGGTGCGGGTGCAGTTCCTGTCCACCAACGCCATCGACATGGTCTGGGATTTCTACCCCAAGGCCGATGACATCGTGGTCCATCCGGGGGCGGTGAACGAGATGATCTTCATCGCCCGCAATCCCAGTGATCACCCGATGAGCGCTCAGGCCATCCCGAGCATTTCCCCCAGCAGCGCGGCCATGTACTTCCACAAGACCGAGTGTTTCTGCTTTACCCAGCAGGTGCTGCAGCCCGGGGAGAAGATCGAGATGCCGGTGCGTTTCATCGTTGACCGCGACATGCCCAAGGATGTGAAGCACCTGACGCTGGCTTACACGCTGTTCGATATCACCGCGCGTCATCCACCCGTGGCGGCGACCGCCAAGACCGGTGGATAG
- the coxB gene encoding cytochrome c oxidase subunit II, with product MMRHPHVWMGLLLWSVFSQAQAAWTVNMTPGATEISHAVFDLHMTIFWICVVIGLIVFGAMFWSMIVHRRSTGQVPARFHESTTVEILWTIIPFLILVAMAVPATATLIKMYDTSEPDVDIQITGYQWKWHYKYLGQDVEFFSNLATPAEQIHNKTAKGEHYLLEVDQPLVLPVGAKVRFLVTAADVIHSWWVPAFAVKRDAIPGFVNEAWTRVDKPGIYRGQCAELCGKDHGFMPIVVDVKSQADYDTWLGERKAEAAKLKELTSKEWTLDELVARGDKIYHTTCVACHQAEGQGLPPMFPALKGSKIATGPKEAHLSLVFHGKPGTAMAAFGKQLSEVDIAAVVTYERNAWGNNKGDMVTPKDVLALKQAESK from the coding sequence ATGATGCGACATCCACATGTCTGGATGGGCCTGCTGTTGTGGTCGGTATTCAGCCAGGCGCAAGCCGCCTGGACGGTGAACATGACGCCAGGGGCGACCGAGATAAGCCACGCGGTGTTCGACCTGCACATGACCATCTTCTGGATCTGTGTGGTGATCGGGCTCATCGTCTTCGGCGCGATGTTCTGGTCGATGATCGTGCACCGTCGCTCCACCGGCCAGGTCCCGGCCCGTTTCCACGAAAGCACCACGGTGGAAATCCTCTGGACCATCATTCCCTTCCTGATCCTGGTGGCCATGGCCGTGCCCGCCACGGCGACGCTGATCAAGATGTACGACACCAGCGAGCCGGACGTGGACATCCAGATCACCGGCTACCAGTGGAAGTGGCACTACAAGTACCTGGGCCAGGATGTGGAGTTCTTCAGCAACCTGGCCACTCCCGCCGAGCAGATCCACAACAAGACCGCCAAGGGCGAGCACTACCTGCTGGAAGTCGACCAGCCGCTGGTGCTGCCGGTGGGGGCCAAGGTGCGCTTTTTGGTGACCGCCGCCGACGTCATCCACTCCTGGTGGGTGCCGGCCTTCGCGGTCAAGCGTGATGCCATCCCCGGCTTCGTCAACGAGGCCTGGACCCGGGTCGACAAGCCCGGCATCTATCGCGGCCAGTGCGCCGAGCTGTGCGGCAAGGACCACGGCTTCATGCCGATCGTGGTCGACGTCAAGAGCCAGGCCGACTACGACACCTGGCTCGGCGAACGCAAGGCCGAGGCGGCCAAGCTCAAGGAACTGACCAGCAAGGAATGGACCCTCGACGAACTGGTGGCCCGTGGCGACAAGATCTACCACACCACTTGCGTCGCCTGTCACCAGGCCGAGGGCCAGGGCCTGCCACCGATGTTCCCGGCGCTCAAGGGGTCGAAGATCGCCACCGGTCCCAAGGAAGCTCACCTGAGCCTGGTGTTCCACGGCAAGCCCGGCACCGCCATGGCGGCTTTCGGCAAGCAGCTCTCGGAAGTCGACATCGCCGCCGTGGTCACCTACGAACGCAACGCCTGGGGCAACAACAAGGGCGACATGGTGACGCCCAAGGATGTCCTGGCGCTGAAACAGGCGGAAAGCAAATGA